From Helicoverpa zea isolate HzStark_Cry1AcR chromosome 12, ilHelZeax1.1, whole genome shotgun sequence:
gcccAATGACAATGCGCAGGGCAACGGCGACGACGCCGCCACCTGCAAAGAGGAGCTGCAGCGAGACGGCGTGGAAGACCTGACACTTGATGACGAACCCGACGAACAGCCCGCCGTTGCACACAACGACGTAGTACGCAGTAAGTGTCACATTATGTTGTTGTATCACCTCAGGAAAAAGTAAAAGTCTCCGTTTCTATTTTAAGACAAATTAATTTAGTTCATATAAATTAACCAgtcattttattgtaaatttgCAAAAAAGATGTATTGAATCGtttgaaatatttgtattagTGTAAAGTGATTGAGCAGAAATAACAATGAGTATAATTAACTACTTCAAATACTGTCTACATGAAAACTATCGTTCCATAATGGTTGAAATCTAAATATGTAGGACGAAATATCAACCAAGAATTTTTTGGTCTACTAAAGCATGAGACATGATTGAACTAAGTTTACAAACTTTGTTTGCAAGTTTACAAAACTCTGGGGTGGATACACTGCAATGGGCATGGATCAAACTCACGACTTCAGTTCTGGGCTTAATTCTGCCTAATAAAATAGTAAATCCACTTTAAAGTTGTTATGAAACCTTGTATAAAATGTATGTTAAAACTTGAAGATCTCTCAACTTGCTgaaattatttacaagaaaaacacaaatatttattcattaatatcTTTGAAACAATCACATAAATATGTCCTACATTTTAATCTATCAATCAGAAAAAAACTAGTTCCACGCttaaaatggttttatattattaacattagtacatattttatgtatttggtGCTCTGGACTCTCACacagtagatatttttgtatgttttttatcTCAAGCCTTTTAACATATGGAACGCTaatgaattatagttcggccattcagagaatgcgttcctgacacgtcgcgattgaactgacgacgtaactacattcattgattattgatataataatgttgttttaatgctcctcaattgttaaaacggtaaacaaccagcaaaaatatttttatcgtaactgcaacgccattgcaaagttacgtcgtcagttcaatcgcgacgtgtcaggaacgcattctctgaatggccgaactataagtattctttttaaccacaaaaaaatactttctagaTTTGTGTTATGAGCTAAGTCTCAGTGCTATATCATGACAGATAACAAAACAGATATGCAGACATAACATTGTATTGTTATGGTTTTCAACAGTTAGATTAAAACTAATCGTATACAAATTAATAATGATACCAGTACAGATATCAcaaaaactaaaattgtttaCTGTTGAATATTCCTAACAATGTAATAGTCAGTGTGTGGCACAGTTGTCCCTGGGGCATATGAACTGACGTGGGCATTTTGTGGTTCCAGATTTCCAATGGCACATGGAACGATCTCAAGATGACATAATGAACTCGAGCGACGGCGCGCGAGAGTCGCAAGGTAAGCCGCACAGTGCTCGCACCGCCGCCCGGTGCTGCTCAGGCAACATGTTGCGTTGACACTGCTTTcgatgtttattatttaccttcAAACGAACAACGCGACATGTCACATGGGATTCAAATGATATTCTGGGACaattcactttttatcttgCATTTCACTTATTCAAAGTTCattcttgtcaaaaatatgtGAAAAGTTAATTGTCCCAGACATACAAGGAACGGATGAAATGCGCAATGTCTTCCCATAATTTGAATTAGACAAACAGTCATTGCTTAAAATAATCTATTTatgttatatataaatattatattttcacgACAGTGGATATGAGAGTGCTAGTGTTTTCACATGTGAAACTCCAATCTTATATTAATTAGtatctaatattattataaactactAATCTTATTACtacaaatgttatattttattacgttaTGAGATTTTAAAGTTATTCCAGTGCATCAGGTAAAGGTTTTAATTTTGGTAATGAGGTTTTATTCATGTAGCCTTTAAAGGTGAGGTAATTGAAAAGGTAAGTATAGGTTTACgttaatatttttcacaaattgTTACGCTTATGTTTGTGATATGGGACTTAGTGAATGTAGATTGTTGCATGCTTCAGTAATGTAATGTTGTCGTAGTGAGCACACGTTGCAATTAACATTGGCAATTAGTGCAACTATTTACTATAAACACGTTCATAGTCTAACACTGGAGTGGActggtttattttattggtaagtaatttttacgtatttattatcaattatattatacatagttattaaatatgtagtacaatttattttaataagcacGACACCTCACTTTGCCCATGTTTTATTGGGTTTTTAAATATAGTTTGTTTATCATCGCTAAACAAAAATATCgtggaaaacatttttatagcaCAGTGTGAATTGATGTTTGTAGAAGATTGGACTGTCTGCACGCGGCGCCCCGACAAAAGgtaaatgtgatttatttacaCTGTCCACGTAGTTGATGGTTATgtggcttatttatttattattttatacattttcgttttttttttttgcattcacATGTGATTTCACTGCAGACGTCTTTTCTTAGCAATTCATgccaaaacttaaaaacagtTACAtgttttcgtttattttatgCATGTTCACTAGGTAGAAATATAAAAGAGTAAACAAAATTATCGGAAGCATGGTGAGACACTGCCAGTTCCTAGTGGATGCGCATTTCATTTTCAATATACTGATGCAATTACTTGATAGGaaatttgaaaataacaaaatgttgaAGATATGACACCAGACTACACGGACTACAGGACATAAACACGGGACATAAAAATCAAGTATAAGTTGTACCTGGCACATCTCACTCACTCAACATTGCTAGCCGGATGTCTCCGCTATCTCCCGCACGCACTCTACTATAACAACAACACCTGCTTGTAAGCACAACATTACTTCAGATGCCTCGGCATTTTGCCTTACTCTCATTCTGACGTCAGAACAATCATATTTATCTGAGTTACTAACACACCACTgctttgtatttaatttattctcgCTTTTCATTTACACTTCCAGAACTCCTAGAAATGATTAACAATAATTACGCAAAAACTCCTTTTCCATTAACCCGTGGGTACTTTAAGAACAACGTCATTAAGACTGAAGATGGATGTACCAAAACTATAAAAAAGAAAGTGAgaaaaattgtgaaaaaaaaattggtgacAGTACAAAAACGATCGAAAAAGCAAGTAAGAGGGGATTTTACCACAAGTAAGAGAGGGCCCCGTAGAAATGATAATAAAGATCGTTCATACGTATGTTCCATTTGCAAGATGAAGCGTTATAAGTACAGAAGGAATAAGTTGAGACATGAAAAGTACGAATGTGTCGGTGGGCCGCAGTTCAGCTGTGAGTGCGGCAAAAAATActcgcaaaaaaaaacattaatgacGCACATTGCTCAAAAACATCCCGATCAAATGGATCGGAAGGAGCAACAATCAACGAGAATCtattgacattttttttgaagattttcttgattttttaaattattttttgatttgttacTTTTTCTATTTGAAAGATCTCTTGGATCTCTTTTGCCATGAATTGTTAAGAACTGATTTGTTTAGTTAAGATGTTACTAACACTTGTTTACTGTTCCTTTTGGGAACTCCAGTtacagtattattttgttcatttGAAGTTTTTTAGTGCCAGTAATGGTTTAGGATACCATTATgagattattgtttttttgacTTGTTTACCATAGCCACTTGCTATTACGTTATATAGTTTccctttcatattttttcttttttgaatatatttgattcgttattataattttggtttttatttatttttgaacatggAATCTATAAGTTTATCTCGCATCTTGCAATGGCTGAAAATTGGactgtattagttttttttattgcaggtGAAAACCTGTCGGCGCGACACAATATCGTGACAAGTAGTAGCAAAGAAAACGAAACCATCACGACACTAGCGATATTGAAAACCGTCAAGTCACCGCCCCCGCCCGTGCTTCCTGCGGCCGAGGAGACCAAGGAAAACAAAAAATTGGAGAACTTGTCTCCTAAACCGGCACCCAAGTTGTCTCCTAAATTAACGACCAAAATATCACCTAAACTATCACCGAAACCGTCGCCCAAGCCGTCACCTAAGTCGTCACCCGAGCGAACCCCGAGCAAACCCTCGTCTCCCTACTCGCTGGCGACGCGCTCCAGCATGATGAGCTGTTCTCCCTATAAGACTGAAAAGAAATACAAGTGTTCGAAATGTCACAGATGCTATAACGCTCGCAAGAACCTGGTGCGGCACGTGACGCTGGAGTGCGGCCGCGACCCGCAGTACAAGTGCCCCTACTGCCCCTACAGCAAGCACCGCCGCAACGAGCTCAAGAAGCACATCGACAAGAAACACCCCGGCCACGCCGGCCTCAAGTGAACCCGTGTCTACCTACGCAGTGCTTTACTAGTGCCTTATTACTTCTACAAAACTATTTGATCTTCCTTTAGATAATATTGAAGTTAAATTTTATATTCGTCATGTTTACCTATGTATTGACAAATGAttgatattcaatattttttgagcTATTAAACAATTAAAGAGTTATGAGACTTTCAATTTTGTAGCCGTTAAATTTCACCTAGTCCATTCCGATAATGTTCTTATGGGAAGATAAGTTTTAAAAATCAGTTTCTGTTATTTGGATTGTGCATGTTTTGCATGAATTTAGAAGCTTCGCCTTTATAATTTCTaacagaaattattatttttatatttttttattataacgcATTTCTTTGgttccttaattttattttagcctTTGGTAGAATTAACAAGACTCAGTATGTAGTTCCgcttaacttattttatttgcaataccGTTAATGTATTGTATTTCAGAGTTACACAAGGATAGCCACCTGCCGTCGGCACTGCTATCGCTGCTGTCGGTGCAGCAGGCGCAGTCGCAGTCGCTGGTATCGCTCGTGCCTTCCTGCATTCAGGTCACGAACATCATGAAGCCCGGAGCCACTAAGGACCTCGCGCCATATGCGTCGCCCTTGCACATGCCCAAGATGCCACTCGATACGCTCAACTCCATCCCCGAAAACATAAAGGCGCATCTGTTACAGCAAGCGTTCATGCAGAACAACAACACTGTGCCACAGAACTTAGACTACAAGTTGCCCATCAAGCAAGACGACACAGAGTCGGACGCAGAATACGATGACACAGACGACATAGTGCTGCCagaagagtctgacactttctACGACAGTAACGGAGGCTTCCCCGGCAACTCGGGCAGCATCCACGGCGACGACAGCTTCGATACCAAACCTGACATGAAGGGCCACTGGAAGAGAGACGGCAACAGCTCGGACGACGCGAGCCGCCAGTTCGAGTGCAAGCACTGCGGCAAGAAGTACCGCTGGAAGTCCACGCTGCGCCGCCACGAGAACGTGGAGTGCGGCGGCAAGGCCCCATCCCACCAATGCCCCTACTGCTCCTACAAGGCCAAGCAGAGGGGCAACCTAGGCGTACACATTAGGAAGCACCACAACAACGAGTGGTACATTTACGCCAGCAACAAAGTTAGGCGGAATAAGAAAACGTCTATATAGTTATAGTTAAGAGAAACATATAAAATCTTTAGACCAAAGTAGATACCTAACCAAATCGGTActgcaataattttatttatatttacattattttttgttgaagacATTTTATTATACACTAAAGAAATAGTTGTAATGTGCACATTCCCTAACGGCATTAGtgttaattttgttgtttttgttttagagTTTATAATGGTAGTTAAGACTGACCCTAAGTATTTTATTCAGAAGAATATGACCCAAGGTCGcagtaattttaaatattagacaAATGGAAACTAGTGTTTAGGATTTATCCTATCCAAAGTGATGACGACGTTAATGTTGTATCACTAGCAACCCGAGAGGGTCTCTGCAGCCAAATTTTGGAATTTCCATTATTTAACTCGaatttgtttagttttaatgACCTATCATTCCTAGAAAGGAATAATTCCAAATTGATAATTTAGTGCaatgatattaaataattagttGATATTACATTAACACTGTAACATTAACCACGGTAGTTTCCACCACgggtagatttatttataatgtgcGACGATATAACATGTCGCGACTAATATGTAGTTAGTCTCGCTATATCGACCCTATTGttcatgtttataatttatttaaattgttttcttcCATTATGTTATTAGTACATGGGACCATTTACCTTGTCTTCCTTTCTTTCTTTGTAGCAAACccaaagttattttaatgttgtttatttcttAGGATAATTTTTGAGGACTCTTGTCCTTCATGAACGTAAAGTTCccaattttgtatgaatcttCGTCATTTTATTTGCCGCGTTTCTTAGCAAAATTGGGGATATTTGCGAATTAGTTAGTTAAAAGCTCATCAATAATGTGCCTACAATGTTACCTGtagttataaaacatatttattgatattttacaatattttggttTGAATTTTTGGTGAACTGGGATATAAAATgtgttcaaaattatattttttgttttaagcgtGTTGTCTTGATATTAACTGATATTTATATGCAATAACATATTTTCATGTTTCGTTTAGCATATTGactgttgatattttttgttaaactaGGATAACAAAGCTATTTGACCAAAGTCAGTATTAGATTTTTAACGTGATGATAAGAAATAAAGAATGTTATTTGTTGTTGAAACAAGTCATTGCTAAGcatagaaaaataatgtttttgataTATGCAATATTCCCTTCATATCATGTTACGATTGCGGTATGAGGTACAGATGTATGGATTTATATAAAATTGGATGTTATTATGTTGTTTGTTAATGTTATTGGAGTAGTTATCGATTAGTGTGattttatatgaatatattGGGGTTTACTTGGTAGAAAAGTTTAATCAAATATAGCTATAGTATATCAGATCCAAATGTGTTTTCCTTGCTTCGTTTGATTTTTTTGCCATTTCCAGTACGATACTTGTATCACGTTTGTTACTAGTTCTGTACAAACTTATTATTAGGTAAGTCGTTTTGTCACGCATATTTATCTGTTCGTCGATTAACAAACGCATGTAAGCATGGTCgtcaataaaaacatcaaaccCCACTTGCAGCTTGAGTTCTCAACTTGCGCAtgttgcatttttttctttttcctttttcgttcatactaatataattaataatttcaggTAGACAAGAAAGCCCATGGGTCGGGAGACTACATTTCattaacaaaatgtttattaCAATGGCAAAAGCTGTGTGACTAAAATGCTCCAGTAACACCATGAGATTTCTTTAAATGCCTAGTATTTTCAAAGATTTTGTGAGTCGCTTCAGAAACCACTGTAAGCAAGAAAGTATATTGTGAAACAGTGAATCCTCGATTTAGAAGGacgcaattttaaaaataaacgttatttctttttatgttcttttttttacttttccttTTTGCAAAGCTTTCATCACAGCACTCGGTGGACACTCACAGTAGAATATTATCTttatatatactatatatacCTACACATCTATTTACTCGTATGTATCATGTTAGTATGTATATAACATGTATTTATGTTTTGCTTGTAACTGTCGTTAACCTCACGGGAATGTTGAATGTTGCGTTTGTGTGCGCGGCCGCGACTGAGCCCTCCTCATGACGATGTGCGCGTTtcaggcggcggcgcggcgcccgAGGACGTGTCGTTCAGCAGGATCGGCGGCCTGTCCTGGGACCAGTGGTCGGCGCGGCTGGCGCTGCCCTTCGCCGGCCTGCGCTCGCCCGTGCCGCTGCCGCAGCCGGGCGAGCCCAGCTTCACGTGCCCCGACTGCGGCCGCGTGTACAAGCTCAAGTCGTCGCTGCGCAACCACCAGAAGTGGGAGTGCGGCAAGGAGCCGCAGTTC
This genomic window contains:
- the LOC124635020 gene encoding longitudinals lacking protein-like isoform X1, whose product is MDDDQQFCLRWNNHQSTLVSVFDTLLEKGMHVDCTLAAEGQTLKAHKVVLSACSPYFESVLSQQYDKHPIIILKDVKYAELRAMMDYMYRGEVNISQDQLAALLKAAESLQIKGLSDNKPSRPPSRPAQAVAAHPPRAPSPPPQARDGSIDSSREGSVSPTRRRKKARRMSNELPAAPLPPPNDNAQGNGDDAATCKEELQRDGVEDLTLDDEPDEQPAVAHNDVVRNFQWHMERSQDDIMNSSDGARESQELHKDSHLPSALLSLLSVQQAQSQSLVSLVPSCIQVTNIMKPGATKDLAPYASPLHMPKMPLDTLNSIPENIKAHLLQQAFMQNNNTVPQNLDYKLPIKQDDTESDAEYDDTDDIVLPEESDTFYDSNGGFPGNSGSIHGDDSFDTKPDMKGHWKRDGNSSDDASRQFECKHCGKKYRWKSTLRRHENVECGGKAPSHQCPYCSYKAKQRGNLGVHIRKHHNNEWYIYASNKVRRNKKTSI
- the LOC124635020 gene encoding longitudinals lacking protein, isoforms F/I/K/T-like isoform X2, with product MDDDQQFCLRWNNHQSTLVSVFDTLLEKGMHVDCTLAAEGQTLKAHKVVLSACSPYFESVLSQQYDKHPIIILKDVKYAELRAMMDYMYRGEVNISQDQLAALLKAAESLQIKGLSDNKPSRPPSRPAQAVAAHPPRAPSPPPQARDGSIDSSREGSVSPTRRRKKARRMSNELPAAPLPPPNDNAQGNGDDAATCKEELQRDGVEDLTLDDEPDEQPAVAHNDVVRNFQWHMERSQDDIMNSSDGARESQGENLSARHNIVTSSSKENETITTLAILKTVKSPPPPVLPAAEETKENKKLENLSPKPAPKLSPKLTTKISPKLSPKPSPKPSPKSSPERTPSKPSSPYSLATRSSMMSCSPYKTEKKYKCSKCHRCYNARKNLVRHVTLECGRDPQYKCPYCPYSKHRRNELKKHIDKKHPGHAGLK